In Leptospira perdikensis, one genomic interval encodes:
- a CDS encoding tetratricopeptide repeat protein — protein MSSSSFQLSLDLAKDHFKVGDLDRAEFQLRSSLELEESEEAYFYLGLVQNALGQWTDALASYYKAVSLNHEYGNPCNEIGVLLLRMGNDKEAVYWLKKSIRCERNDAPHISYFNLATLYKLWNRPERSLQYLHKALTLKKDFSEANDLWRELKSDEEAPSN, from the coding sequence TTGTCTTCTAGTTCTTTCCAACTTTCATTAGATTTAGCAAAAGATCATTTTAAGGTCGGTGATTTAGACCGAGCCGAATTCCAACTTCGTTCCAGTTTAGAATTGGAAGAATCAGAAGAGGCCTACTTTTATTTAGGTTTGGTTCAAAATGCCCTTGGCCAATGGACGGATGCCCTTGCTTCCTATTATAAAGCAGTGAGTCTAAACCATGAATACGGGAACCCCTGTAATGAAATTGGTGTGTTATTACTACGTATGGGTAATGATAAAGAAGCTGTTTATTGGCTTAAAAAATCCATTCGTTGCGAACGGAACGATGCTCCACATATTTCTTATTTTAATTTAGCAACGCTTTACAAGTTATGGAATCGCCCAGAAAGATCCTTACAATACCTTCACAAAGCTTTGACTCTAAAAAAAGATTTTTCAGAGGCCAATGACCTTTGGAGGGAATTAAAATCCGACGAAGAGGCTCCTTCGAATTAA